A part of Silvimonas soli genomic DNA contains:
- a CDS encoding phosphatidate cytidylyltransferase — MLITRVLTALVLIPLVLAALFLLPHSGWVLFAAGVTALGAWEWGGLCRFNRLGRIALGLVVGVLVVLLSPAQFFVFRQPWVWPVLAASSLFWVIIAPLWLRYRWTLQNTALKGSLPGILLLVAAGIALVALRAQAGASGLLAVMVVAWVADTAAYFSGKAFGKHKLAPAISPGKTWEGAVGAMIAVGIYVLVMAHFSGIVWWKMLLTGWCLTVVSIVGDLMESLFKRQAGIKDSSQLLPGHGGVLDRVDSLIALLPVAALIWVWLIQA, encoded by the coding sequence ATGCTGATCACTCGTGTTCTGACTGCTCTGGTATTGATACCGCTGGTCCTTGCTGCGCTGTTTTTATTGCCGCATTCGGGCTGGGTCCTGTTTGCCGCTGGCGTGACCGCGCTAGGTGCGTGGGAGTGGGGCGGTCTGTGCCGGTTTAATCGACTTGGGCGGATTGCGCTCGGATTGGTGGTGGGCGTTCTGGTCGTGCTACTGTCGCCCGCGCAGTTTTTTGTATTTCGCCAGCCCTGGGTGTGGCCTGTGCTGGCCGCATCGTCCCTGTTTTGGGTGATCATCGCTCCGTTGTGGCTGCGTTATCGCTGGACACTACAGAACACCGCGCTGAAAGGTAGTCTGCCTGGCATCCTCTTGCTCGTGGCTGCGGGCATTGCACTTGTGGCGTTACGGGCGCAGGCTGGAGCGTCGGGCTTGCTGGCGGTGATGGTGGTGGCGTGGGTTGCTGATACTGCCGCGTATTTTTCCGGCAAAGCTTTTGGCAAGCACAAATTGGCTCCCGCAATCAGCCCAGGCAAAACCTGGGAGGGGGCGGTCGGCGCGATGATCGCTGTGGGTATCTACGTACTGGTTATGGCGCATTTCTCCGGCATCGTCTGGTGGAAAATGCTGCTGACGGGCTGGTGCCTCACCGTAGTGTCAATCGTTGGTGATCTGATGGAGTCCCTGTTCAAGCGCCAGGCCGGAATCAAAGATAGCAGCCAGTTGCTGCCAGGTCATGGCGGCGTGCTGGATCGGGTGGATAGTCTGATCGCCCTGCTGCCAGTTGCTGCGCTGATCTGGGTGTGGCTGATTCAAGCGTAA
- the ispC gene encoding 1-deoxy-D-xylulose-5-phosphate reductoisomerase — protein MTAIRTLTVLGSTGSIGVSTLDVVARHPDLYRVFALTGATQLERLAQQCQQFSPRYAVVLDDAAATALSALLRAHGSETQVLCGEQALEQVSTAPEVCTVMAAIVGAAGMRPTLAAARAGKRVLLANKETLVLAGKLFMDAVTASGAELLPIDSEHNAIFQVLPRAHREHPYRGSLAEAGVKRILLTASGGPFRTRAPETLINVTPEEAVKHPNWSMGRKISVDSATMMNKGLEVIEAHWLFNAAADEITVVVHPQSIVHSMVEYADGSVLAQMGAPDMRTPIAYGMAYPQRVASGVKSLDLFSVGRLDFEAPDLVRTPCLRLAFDALRAGGAATAVLNAANEIAVAAFLDRQLGYMGIPALIEDVLASCVGDCRADSLEALQQADAVARLTAQRWLAEHN, from the coding sequence ATGACCGCAATCCGAACGCTTACCGTGCTGGGCTCTACCGGCAGCATTGGTGTTAGCACACTCGATGTCGTTGCCCGACATCCTGATCTTTATCGTGTCTTTGCCCTGACCGGGGCTACCCAGCTGGAGCGTCTCGCCCAGCAGTGCCAGCAATTTTCCCCGCGTTACGCGGTGGTGCTGGATGACGCTGCTGCCACAGCGCTGAGCGCCTTGTTGCGAGCCCATGGCAGTGAAACCCAAGTGCTATGCGGGGAACAGGCGCTCGAGCAAGTCTCCACCGCGCCGGAAGTTTGTACCGTAATGGCCGCCATCGTTGGTGCCGCCGGCATGCGACCGACACTCGCCGCCGCCCGTGCGGGCAAACGCGTGTTGTTGGCCAACAAAGAAACGCTGGTACTGGCTGGCAAACTGTTTATGGATGCGGTCACTGCCAGTGGCGCTGAGTTGCTGCCCATCGACAGTGAACATAACGCGATTTTTCAGGTTCTACCTCGCGCGCACCGCGAACACCCATATCGTGGGTCGCTGGCCGAAGCGGGCGTCAAACGCATTCTGTTGACTGCTTCAGGCGGGCCATTCCGCACCCGTGCACCAGAAACACTGATCAATGTCACGCCGGAAGAAGCAGTCAAGCATCCTAACTGGTCGATGGGCCGCAAGATTTCGGTTGATTCGGCCACCATGATGAACAAAGGCCTTGAGGTGATCGAGGCGCATTGGTTGTTCAATGCTGCGGCCGATGAAATTACCGTGGTCGTGCATCCGCAAAGCATCGTGCATTCGATGGTGGAATACGCTGACGGCTCAGTGCTGGCACAAATGGGTGCGCCGGACATGCGCACGCCCATTGCGTATGGCATGGCATATCCACAGCGAGTTGCCTCGGGCGTGAAGTCGCTGGATCTTTTCAGTGTGGGACGGCTGGATTTCGAAGCCCCCGATCTCGTGCGGACCCCGTGCCTGCGTCTGGCGTTTGATGCGTTACGTGCCGGTGGCGCTGCCACCGCCGTGCTCAATGCCGCCAATGAGATCGCCGTTGCGGCATTTCTTGATCGGCAGTTGGGCTATATGGGCATTCCGGCCTTGATCGAGGATGTCCTGGCAAGCTGCGTAGGCGATTGCCGTGCTGATTCGCTCGAAGCCCTGCAACAAGCAGACGCCGTGGCTCGCTTGACTGCGCAACGCTGGCTGGCCGAGCACAACTGA
- the uppS gene encoding polyprenyl diphosphate synthase, whose translation MFRSSTLDTPDQASGTPCHVAIIMDGNGRWAKQRLMPRVFGHKKGVEALRQAVKACDTLGVKYLTVFAFSSENWRRPADEVSFLMGLFLRVLQSEVDRMHENDIRLKIIGDRSHFAPELVQWIESAESRTANNTGVTLSIAADYGGRWDVIQATQAMLKARPELATNGFDEADLAPHLAMAYAPEPDLFIRTGGERRISNFLLWQLAYAELYFTDMLWPDFDHDALAAAVTWFQGRERRFGRISEQLHPQSAAS comes from the coding sequence ATTTTTCGTAGTTCCACGCTGGATACGCCGGATCAAGCATCCGGCACTCCCTGCCACGTTGCAATCATCATGGACGGCAACGGGCGCTGGGCCAAACAGCGGCTGATGCCTCGCGTGTTTGGTCACAAAAAGGGCGTTGAAGCCCTGCGACAAGCCGTTAAAGCGTGCGACACGCTGGGCGTGAAATATCTGACGGTATTTGCCTTTAGCAGTGAAAACTGGCGTCGACCCGCTGACGAAGTCTCTTTTCTAATGGGGCTGTTCCTGCGAGTGCTGCAGTCTGAAGTCGACCGCATGCATGAGAATGACATTCGTCTCAAGATCATTGGCGATCGCAGCCATTTCGCACCGGAGCTGGTGCAGTGGATTGAATCGGCCGAGTCACGTACTGCAAACAATACTGGCGTAACACTGTCCATTGCTGCTGATTATGGCGGCCGCTGGGATGTCATCCAGGCCACTCAGGCCATGCTTAAGGCTCGCCCCGAGCTGGCCACCAACGGTTTTGACGAAGCCGACCTGGCGCCGCATTTAGCCATGGCTTACGCACCCGAGCCGGATCTCTTCATCCGTACTGGTGGCGAGCGGCGCATCAGCAACTTCTTGCTGTGGCAACTGGCCTACGCCGAGCTTTATTTCACCGACATGCTTTGGCCCGACTTCGACCACGACGCGCTGGCCGCTGCGGTCACTTGGTTCCAGGGGCGTGAACGTCGCTTTGGTCGCATCAGCGAACAATTACATCCACAAAGCGCGGCTTCCTGA
- the frr gene encoding ribosome recycling factor — MIAELKKETETRMNKTLETLKTDLMKVRTGRAHTGLLDHIQVDYYGSPVPVNQVANVSLADARTISVQPYEKTMISKVEKAIRDSDLGLNPATNGDQIRVPMPMLTEERRRDLIKVVRTEAEGARVSTRNIRRDANNDLKNLLKDKEISEDEERRGQDEVQKLTDKFIAEIDKALAEKEKELLTV, encoded by the coding sequence ATGATCGCCGAGCTAAAAAAAGAAACTGAAACCAGAATGAACAAGACTCTGGAAACGTTGAAAACAGATCTGATGAAAGTGCGTACCGGTCGTGCGCATACCGGTCTGCTGGACCATATCCAGGTTGATTACTACGGCTCGCCAGTACCGGTGAACCAGGTTGCCAACGTTTCTTTGGCGGATGCCCGTACCATCTCCGTTCAGCCTTACGAAAAGACCATGATTTCCAAGGTGGAAAAGGCGATTCGTGATTCCGACCTGGGTCTGAATCCAGCCACCAATGGCGACCAGATTCGCGTGCCGATGCCCATGCTGACTGAAGAGCGTCGCCGCGATCTGATTAAAGTGGTGCGTACCGAGGCCGAAGGCGCCCGCGTATCGACCCGCAACATTCGTCGCGATGCCAATAACGACCTCAAGAACCTGCTGAAAGACAAAGAAATTTCAGAAGATGAAGAGCGCCGTGGTCAGGATGAAGTACAGAAATTGACAGACAAGTTCATTGCCGAAATCGACAAGGCATTGGCAGAAAAAGAAAAAGAATTGCTGACTGTTTAA
- the rseP gene encoding RIP metalloprotease RseP: MNGLISLLAFIVTLGILVTVHEYGHYWVARRCGIKVLTFSIGFGKKLLSWQRGDTTWQLAAIPLGGYVRMLDEREAPVDDADLSRSFNQQHPLKKMAVAVAGPAANLILALLFYWILFLSGVSTLKPVVADVVSGSPAQLAGIRAGDRIDSVAGEPVVSWDDLLGQMIDASSSGVPFDMVLRGASGDATVRVDPVKAGISNVDADLLDRFGISPLPIIPVVSQVEPGSAAAQAGIRAGDKLSLINGKPLDSWTTLQQTLIKHPDQPLQLTVIRAGAPLVMTLTPHVLELKGKRIGRVGLAPTLDPQRWDAQQMQLRYGPLDAMAASWSKAWGTVGFTLRMFGRMLTGQVSTSQIGGPVTLATVAGRSAQMGLEPFISTLALISLSLAVLNLLPVPLLDGGHLMYHTAELVTGRPVPERVQAFGMRLGLAFLAGLMALALYNDFFRLISG, from the coding sequence ATGAACGGACTGATCTCGCTGCTGGCATTCATTGTTACTCTCGGCATTCTGGTGACCGTGCATGAGTACGGTCATTACTGGGTGGCGCGCCGTTGCGGCATCAAGGTGTTGACCTTTTCCATCGGTTTCGGCAAGAAGCTGCTGTCCTGGCAACGCGGCGACACCACCTGGCAACTGGCAGCCATCCCGTTGGGCGGCTATGTGCGCATGCTAGACGAGCGCGAAGCGCCGGTGGACGATGCTGATCTGTCGCGATCATTCAATCAGCAGCACCCCCTCAAAAAAATGGCCGTCGCCGTCGCCGGGCCTGCTGCCAATTTGATTCTGGCGCTGCTGTTCTACTGGATATTGTTCCTCAGCGGTGTAAGTACCCTCAAGCCGGTCGTTGCCGACGTGGTGAGCGGTTCTCCGGCGCAACTGGCGGGCATTCGTGCGGGTGATCGCATTGACTCGGTGGCTGGTGAGCCGGTGGTGTCATGGGATGATTTGCTCGGACAAATGATTGACGCCTCCAGCTCTGGCGTACCGTTTGATATGGTTTTACGCGGTGCCAGCGGCGATGCAACCGTGCGGGTCGATCCGGTCAAGGCCGGCATCAGCAATGTGGATGCTGATTTGCTCGACCGCTTTGGTATTTCTCCGTTGCCGATCATTCCAGTGGTTTCGCAAGTCGAGCCGGGCAGCGCTGCAGCGCAAGCTGGCATTCGCGCTGGAGACAAACTGTCCCTCATCAATGGCAAGCCTCTGGATAGCTGGACCACCCTGCAGCAAACCCTGATAAAGCATCCCGATCAACCACTGCAGCTTACGGTGATCCGGGCAGGCGCTCCTTTGGTGATGACCCTCACACCGCATGTACTCGAGTTAAAGGGCAAGCGCATCGGCCGGGTGGGTTTGGCGCCAACGCTAGACCCGCAACGCTGGGATGCCCAGCAAATGCAGTTGCGCTACGGCCCGCTGGATGCGATGGCGGCATCCTGGAGCAAGGCTTGGGGTACCGTTGGCTTTACCTTGCGCATGTTTGGTCGCATGTTGACCGGGCAAGTCTCAACCAGCCAGATTGGCGGCCCGGTGACGCTCGCTACCGTTGCCGGACGCAGTGCACAAATGGGGCTTGAGCCGTTCATCAGCACGCTCGCATTGATCAGCCTTAGCCTTGCCGTGCTTAACCTGCTACCCGTGCCGCTGCTGGACGGAGGGCATTTGATGTATCATACCGCCGAACTGGTGACCGGACGTCCGGTCCCGGAGCGTGTACAAGCGTTCGGCATGCGGTTAGGCCTTGCGTTTCTTGCCGGGTTAATGGCGCTCGCGCTATATAACGATTTCTTCCGACTCATATCTGGCTGA
- the bamA gene encoding outer membrane protein assembly factor BamA, protein MKLKPLSLLLGAALSLGALPVWAIDTFVVKDIRVEGLQRTDAGTVFNYLPVKVGESLDDDKAQQAIKALYATGFFNDVRLERNGDVLIVTVDERPTIAQININGAKLMEKDQIKTALKSQNFSEGRIFDQGVLDAGVQELKQQYYSRGRYSVQIKTSLTRLERNRVGIQFDISEGATALIQQINLVGTHVYKESDLLKEMSMTTPNWMTWYTKDDQYSRQKMTADLEKLRSYYMDRGYLEFNIDSTQVAIAEDKESVFLTVNLSEGPQYKITDVKFAGESTLPQAELEKMANIKPGEIFSRAKLNKATAAMSAKLGNDGYAFANVNAVPEVDKVNHTVAFTFYVDPGRKVYVRNINVIGNTTTRDEVVRRELRQLESAPYDASKIDRSKQRLNQLDYFQEVAIDTPPVPESPDQVDMNVKVTEKKTGQFNIGAGYGQSEGVVIIASVSQTNFLGSGKQFSAEFNNSSSQRVYSLGLSDPYATVDGISMGWNFYKRDTDPSYNSLGNYTTSGYGAALNFGLPVTENNSVGMGLAFDDLSIVTNTNTPKYINDFVNQYGDKTNTVSVNTKFGRDTRDSASYPTTGWYFTTSAEAAIPSSDLKYYRLGATSQYWIPFGDQGMALEWNLQGGYGGSYGGTIYPFYKNYYAGGVNSVRGFAYGTIGPKDENGDGMGGNRMLTSSFEYFFPMPGMKNDKTTRLSLFFDSGIVKGPTDSVPSGTMRYSTGASFSWVSPIGPLKFSLAKPLRKDESDKTESFQFQIGNIF, encoded by the coding sequence ATGAAATTAAAACCGCTTTCCTTGTTGCTTGGCGCAGCCTTGTCCCTCGGTGCACTTCCTGTTTGGGCCATCGATACATTTGTGGTCAAGGATATCCGTGTGGAAGGGCTCCAGCGTACTGACGCCGGCACCGTATTCAACTATCTGCCTGTCAAAGTGGGCGAAAGCCTCGACGACGACAAAGCGCAGCAGGCGATCAAGGCCCTGTACGCAACTGGCTTTTTTAACGATGTCCGTCTGGAACGCAATGGTGACGTACTGATCGTCACCGTAGATGAGCGTCCAACCATCGCGCAGATCAACATCAACGGTGCCAAGTTGATGGAAAAAGACCAGATCAAGACCGCGCTCAAGAGCCAGAATTTCTCGGAAGGGCGAATTTTTGATCAGGGTGTACTGGATGCTGGCGTACAGGAACTGAAGCAACAGTACTACTCACGCGGTCGGTACTCGGTTCAGATCAAGACCTCGCTCACCCGGCTGGAACGCAATCGGGTTGGCATTCAGTTTGATATTTCCGAAGGCGCGACTGCGCTGATCCAGCAGATCAACCTTGTGGGCACGCACGTCTACAAAGAAAGCGATCTGCTGAAAGAAATGAGCATGACCACGCCCAACTGGATGACGTGGTACACCAAGGACGATCAGTATTCACGTCAGAAAATGACGGCTGATCTGGAAAAGCTGCGTTCCTACTACATGGATCGTGGTTATCTTGAGTTCAATATTGATTCGACGCAGGTTGCCATTGCTGAAGACAAAGAAAGCGTCTTCCTGACAGTCAACCTGAGCGAAGGTCCGCAATACAAAATCACCGACGTCAAATTTGCCGGTGAAAGCACGCTGCCACAGGCTGAGCTGGAAAAAATGGCCAACATCAAGCCGGGCGAGATTTTCTCCCGTGCCAAGCTCAACAAGGCAACGGCAGCCATGTCGGCCAAGCTGGGTAATGATGGCTACGCTTTTGCCAACGTCAATGCCGTACCGGAAGTCGACAAGGTTAACCATACGGTTGCGTTTACCTTCTACGTTGATCCGGGCCGCAAGGTTTACGTGCGCAACATCAACGTCATCGGTAACACCACGACGCGCGACGAAGTAGTGCGCCGTGAGTTGCGTCAGCTGGAATCCGCACCGTATGACGCTTCCAAGATCGATCGCTCCAAACAACGTCTGAACCAACTGGATTACTTCCAGGAAGTGGCCATTGATACGCCGCCAGTGCCGGAATCCCCGGATCAGGTGGACATGAACGTCAAGGTTACCGAGAAGAAAACCGGTCAGTTCAATATTGGCGCGGGTTATGGCCAATCTGAAGGCGTGGTGATTATTGCTTCGGTTTCCCAGACCAACTTCCTGGGGAGCGGTAAACAGTTCTCGGCCGAGTTCAATAACAGCTCATCGCAACGGGTGTACTCGCTGGGTTTGAGCGACCCATATGCCACTGTTGACGGCATTTCGATGGGCTGGAACTTCTACAAGCGCGACACCGATCCTTCCTATAACAGCCTGGGTAACTACACCACCAGCGGTTATGGCGCTGCGCTCAATTTTGGCTTGCCGGTTACTGAAAACAACTCGGTGGGTATGGGACTGGCGTTTGATGACCTATCCATTGTCACCAATACTAATACGCCAAAGTACATTAACGACTTTGTGAACCAGTACGGCGACAAGACCAATACGGTCAGCGTCAACACCAAGTTTGGTCGCGATACGCGAGACAGCGCATCCTATCCAACCACGGGCTGGTACTTCACTACCTCAGCTGAAGCGGCAATTCCGTCATCTGACCTGAAATACTATCGACTGGGGGCTACCAGCCAATACTGGATCCCTTTCGGTGATCAAGGTATGGCGCTGGAATGGAATCTACAGGGTGGTTATGGCGGCAGTTACGGCGGTACGATTTATCCGTTCTACAAGAACTACTACGCCGGTGGCGTGAACTCGGTACGTGGCTTCGCCTACGGTACGATTGGTCCGAAGGATGAAAACGGTGACGGCATGGGCGGTAATCGCATGCTGACCAGTAGCTTTGAATACTTCTTCCCGATGCCTGGCATGAAGAACGACAAGACCACCCGTCTTTCGTTGTTCTTCGATTCCGGTATCGTCAAGGGTCCAACCGATAGCGTGCCTTCCGGAACAATGCGTTATTCCACTGGCGCTTCGTTCTCCTGGGTATCACCGATTGGCCCGCTGAAGTTCTCGTTGGCTAAACCACTGCGCAAAGACGAATCGGATAAGACCGAGTCGTTCCAGTTCCAGATTGGCAATATTTTCTGA
- the lpxD gene encoding UDP-3-O-(3-hydroxymyristoyl)glucosamine N-acyltransferase has protein sequence MRLSQLVEKLGGELRGSDAEVSRVAPLETATSDALAFLANVRFKALLSESSAGALLLKSQDAEGVTTPVIVTDNPYLYYARAAALLHPAPAVRAGIHPAASVDGTAVIDASAEVGAGAVVGAGAVVGADAVIMAQAFVGDRAQVGAGSRIFPQACLMADCVIGERVILHPGAIVGGDGFGNAWAGDHWEKIPQLGRAIIGDDVEIGSNTTVDRGALEDTVIAGGARIDNLIQIAHNCHVGEHTAIAACVGIAGSTHIGARCQIGGAAMISGHLDICDGVTILGGTLVAKTIRQAGVYAGSYPMQTHEQWLKNAAHLRHLDALSDKVKQLEKQVAALKAAGSQEE, from the coding sequence ATGCGTCTGTCACAGTTAGTCGAAAAGCTTGGTGGAGAATTGCGCGGATCCGATGCCGAAGTGAGCCGGGTTGCGCCGTTGGAAACCGCAACATCCGATGCGCTGGCTTTTCTTGCCAATGTCCGTTTCAAGGCGTTGTTAAGTGAGAGCAGTGCCGGGGCGTTGCTGCTCAAGTCGCAAGATGCTGAGGGCGTAACCACGCCGGTCATCGTTACTGATAATCCTTACCTCTATTACGCGCGGGCTGCGGCATTGCTGCATCCGGCGCCGGCTGTACGCGCTGGCATTCATCCGGCCGCTTCGGTTGATGGTACGGCGGTGATCGACGCTTCGGCAGAAGTTGGGGCAGGTGCAGTGGTGGGGGCGGGCGCAGTCGTTGGCGCTGATGCCGTCATCATGGCGCAGGCTTTTGTTGGCGACCGCGCCCAGGTGGGCGCAGGTAGCCGGATTTTTCCGCAAGCCTGCCTGATGGCCGACTGTGTGATCGGTGAACGAGTCATTCTTCATCCTGGTGCAATTGTCGGGGGCGACGGCTTCGGCAACGCCTGGGCGGGCGATCATTGGGAAAAAATCCCGCAGCTTGGTCGAGCCATTATTGGTGATGATGTAGAAATCGGCTCCAATACCACCGTCGATCGGGGCGCGCTGGAAGATACCGTGATTGCGGGTGGCGCACGCATCGACAACTTGATTCAAATCGCCCATAACTGCCACGTGGGCGAGCACACAGCCATTGCGGCTTGTGTGGGGATTGCGGGCTCTACCCATATTGGCGCGCGGTGCCAGATTGGCGGCGCGGCCATGATTAGCGGCCATCTGGATATCTGTGACGGTGTCACGATTCTTGGCGGCACGCTGGTTGCAAAAACCATCCGTCAAGCAGGCGTCTATGCTGGTTCATACCCCATGCAGACGCACGAACAATGGTTGAAAAACGCCGCGCATTTGCGGCACCTTGATGCATTGAGCGACAAGGTCAAACAACTCGAAAAACAAGTCGCAGCGCTCAAGGCTGCTGGCTCGCAGGAGGAATAA
- a CDS encoding OmpH family outer membrane protein, which translates to MKIARLIGFYLCFAMVCASAWAADPALKIGFVDTDRILRESAPAVRAAKRLEKEFEGRRADVQKLADQGKALQGLLDKGGLADADRKDKERQLVKLNLDYQRMQRELNEDLNSRRNEELAGIQERVNSAIQQIASNDKYDLILQEAAYRSPRIDITDKVLKLLSDK; encoded by the coding sequence ATGAAAATCGCGCGACTGATTGGGTTTTATCTCTGTTTTGCCATGGTGTGCGCTTCGGCGTGGGCCGCAGATCCTGCATTGAAGATCGGTTTTGTCGATACAGACCGCATCTTGCGTGAATCTGCACCTGCCGTTCGCGCCGCCAAACGTCTGGAGAAGGAGTTCGAAGGACGTCGCGCCGATGTACAAAAGCTGGCTGATCAAGGCAAGGCACTGCAAGGTTTGCTGGATAAAGGTGGCTTGGCCGATGCCGATCGCAAGGATAAAGAGCGGCAACTGGTCAAGCTGAACCTGGATTACCAGCGCATGCAACGCGAGCTCAACGAAGATCTGAATTCACGGCGCAATGAAGAGCTTGCGGGCATCCAGGAACGTGTGAATAGCGCTATCCAGCAAATTGCCAGCAATGACAAATACGATCTGATCCTGCAGGAAGCCGCTTATCGCAGCCCGCGGATTGACATTACCGACAAGGTGCTCAAGCTGTTGTCGGACAAGTAA
- the lpxA gene encoding acyl-ACP--UDP-N-acetylglucosamine O-acyltransferase yields the protein MANIHPTAVVDPKAKLHESVTVGPYTVIGPDVTLGADTVVEAHVVISGVTTIGERNRFHSFGSIGCEPQDKKYKGEPTQLVIGNGNTFFQNVTVSTGTAQDEGITSLGDNNWIMAYVHIAHDCRIGSNTIFANNVTLAGHVHVGDFAFLGGFTTVHQFCRIGAHAMSAFTAAISQDVPPFVVTAGNRAKPAGVHSEGMRRHGFTSEQIAQLKKAYRVLYRQSLPLEDALTQLAALAETSPEIARFAEFVKASERGIIR from the coding sequence ATGGCGAACATCCATCCGACAGCTGTGGTTGACCCCAAAGCAAAACTGCATGAGAGCGTTACCGTCGGGCCGTACACAGTGATCGGTCCGGATGTGACGCTGGGTGCCGACACAGTCGTCGAGGCGCATGTTGTCATTTCCGGCGTAACCACTATTGGTGAACGCAATCGCTTCCACTCGTTTGGCAGCATAGGTTGTGAACCGCAAGACAAGAAGTACAAGGGTGAGCCGACGCAGCTGGTCATTGGCAATGGCAATACCTTTTTCCAGAACGTGACCGTTTCCACCGGCACCGCCCAGGACGAAGGCATCACCAGCCTGGGCGACAATAACTGGATCATGGCGTACGTACATATCGCGCATGACTGCCGCATTGGCAGCAACACCATTTTTGCCAATAACGTCACCCTCGCCGGACATGTGCATGTAGGTGATTTTGCCTTTCTGGGTGGCTTTACCACGGTCCACCAGTTCTGCCGGATCGGTGCCCATGCAATGTCCGCCTTTACTGCCGCCATTTCGCAAGATGTGCCGCCGTTCGTAGTAACAGCTGGCAATCGGGCCAAACCAGCAGGTGTGCATAGTGAAGGCATGCGCCGCCACGGCTTTACGTCCGAGCAAATTGCGCAGCTCAAAAAAGCTTACCGCGTGCTGTATCGCCAGAGCTTGCCGCTTGAAGACGCGTTGACCCAACTTGCCGCACTGGCCGAAACGTCACCCGAAATCGCCCGCTTTGCCGAGTTTGTAAAGGCCAGCGAGCGCGGCATCATTCGCTAA
- the fabZ gene encoding 3-hydroxyacyl-ACP dehydratase FabZ produces the protein MSETMDIIDIVKYLPHRYPFLLIDRVIELEVGKSIKAIKNVTINEPFFQGHFPQYPVMPGVLIMEALAQAAGVLSFKSEGKMPDGDTLYFFAGIDNARFKRQVLPGDQLTLCVEIVAQKRGIFKYKAKAFVGEELAAEADLMCAERQVKKTV, from the coding sequence ATGAGCGAGACGATGGATATCATCGATATCGTCAAGTATCTGCCACATCGTTACCCGTTTTTGCTGATTGATCGGGTCATCGAACTGGAAGTGGGTAAATCGATCAAGGCGATCAAGAACGTAACGATCAATGAGCCCTTTTTTCAGGGCCATTTTCCGCAATACCCGGTTATGCCCGGTGTATTGATCATGGAAGCGCTGGCACAAGCCGCGGGTGTGTTGTCGTTCAAGTCCGAAGGCAAAATGCCGGACGGCGATACGCTTTATTTCTTTGCCGGGATTGATAACGCCCGCTTCAAACGCCAGGTATTACCAGGCGATCAGCTGACTTTGTGTGTTGAGATCGTTGCGCAAAAACGTGGCATCTTCAAATACAAGGCCAAGGCATTTGTGGGTGAAGAACTGGCTGCAGAAGCTGACTTGATGTGTGCCGAACGGCAGGTCAAGAAGACGGTTTGA